The genome window GCGGTGCGCCACCAGAACAGGCTCGTCGTCCCGCAAGTGGCCGCGCAACAGTCGCAGCAACGTGTCCTTGCCGCTGCCCGACGCGCCCATCAGGTAGATCAGGCGCGCGCCGTCAGCGGGTGCGGGGGCAGGCGGCTTGGAAGTCATGATGCGGCGGACCCGTGCAGATAGGCCGCGCCCGCGGCGTCGGCGTGGCTGCCGTCGAAGTGGTAGTGGCGCGCGGCGACAAAATCCGCGCCGGGTTCAGGCTGCACATAAATGCTGACCCCGGGCACCGGCATGGCCTGGCCGCGCAGCGGGTCGGCAAATGTTGCAATGCTCGCTTCCGCCTGCTCCAGTTCGCTGCCCGCGAGTTTGTTGGTCAGCGTAATGTGAAAGGTATAGGTGTCGAAGACATACGGATAACCCCAGCGCTCAAGCATGGCTTGTTGCGCCGGACTGAGAGATTGCGGCTGCCGGCGAGCCATTTCTTCGGGGGTGAGCGGGGCGCGCAGGGCGTCCAGATTGCGCACAGCTGCGTCCGCCAGCGCTTGGATGCGCGCTTGACCGTCAACGTCGGCTTGCGCGATGCGCCAAGCCAGGAAGCCGCGGAGTTGCTCGCATTCCAATTCGATGGAGAACGGGGTGACGCCGTCGACGAGCTCGCGCGCGGCCGCGTCCAACGCCTGGGGCGTGACGCCCGCGCGCAGACGGAAGGGCGGCTTTAACGTGGCATGCAGGCCATAGTGACGCGGCGCCTGGGTCCATTCCTGCGATTCGGCTGGCTGGCCGGGCAGCGGGGCGAGCCGGGCGCCGGTGTCGGCGCAGCGGCCCAGCCACCGGCTGCCTGTTGCACCCCAGGGGCCAGTGGGCGCCAGATACAGCGCGTAGCGATAGGCGAGCGGCATGGTCAGGCTGCCATGCGTTGGCTGTGATCGTCGCTGAATGCGCGGGTGGCGTAGCGCAGTTCGCCGCCGACGATGGCGGCGCACACGCGCGGCAGTCCCGGCACTTGATCATCCACAACGATCGCGTCGGCAATCAGGCCGGGGGTCAGGGCTCCGCGGTCTTTCAGGCCAGCCGCGCGCGCGGGGTTCAAGGACACCAGATTCCAGGCCTGCGCCAACGGCAACACGCCGTCTTGAACCAGTCGCATCACGGCGGCCAGCGGGGCCGGGTAGTAATAGTCGGACGTCAGAATGTCGCACAGGCCTTCGCGCACCATCTCGGCCGCGCTCGGCGCGCCGGTGTGGCTGCCGCCGCGTACCACGTTCGGCGCGCCAAAGACCACCGAGTTGCCCAAGTCGCGTGCCACGCAGGCGGCATCGCGGGTCAATGGAAATTCCGCCACGCCGCAGCCCAGCTGGTGGTAGTAACGTCGCGTCGCGGCGTCAGGGTCGTCGTGCGAGGCGACCTTCAATCCGGCTGCCTGCGCGCACAGTGTCAGTTCACGCATGGCATCAGCCACCGAGTCCGCAGCGGACATGGCGGCGCGGATACGGCCCTGGAAGGTATCCAGGTCGCATTCGGCACGAAGCGCGTATTGCATCAGCTTGCGGTCGTCGCCCAAGCGGCGGGCCATGCTGGGCAGGTGATCGTTCAGCGCCAGGAAACGGACCCGGCCATCGCGAATCCATTGTTGAGCCAGGTCCACGCCGCCCACATGGTGGGTCTCGAAGCGCAGGTGCACGTAGTGGCGCGCGCCCATCAGGTGCTTCATGCGTTCCAGCGACTCGAACATGCGTTCGGCGTAGGTCTCGCCGCGCAGTCCGCCTTCCCACGACAGAGTCACGCCATGAAATTCCGTCGTGATGCCGTTGGCCAGGAGTTGGCGGTCAACGTCGAACAACGCGCTGTCATACGGAAAAGTCACACTGGGCCGGGGCATGATGGCGCGCTCGAAGGCGTCGCCATGCAGATCGACGATTCCGGGCAGCACCAGCAGGTGGCCCGCGTCGAACCAGGGAGCGCCACGGGCGGATGCCGTGCCGGTGTCGTCGATCAGTCCGCCGTGAAAGCGCAGACTGGCTTGCTCGACGCCGCGCGGCGTCAGGATGCGTTGGCCTGTGACACCGGCCAGGGGCGAGGGGGCGTGTGAGTTCATGTCGTGACGTTATCGATATTGCATGACAACCAGATGTCTAGATGAGTGTTGTTGCGTTTGTAGATTCGTTTGTTGAGTCGCCGCCGCATCTACACAGGACGGGCGGCGATGACCTGCTTAACTGTCGTCGGCAACCATCAACTGCACCAGATCGCCCACGAAGCGGGTAATGCTGTATTGCAAGGGGGCGCCGTCCTGGTCCACGTTGAGCGCTTCTACCTGAAGGATCGGCCGCGTCTTGGGCTGGCCCAGCAAACGGGCGATCTCGGGCGTGGGCAGGGCTGCGGTGATGCGAGACCATTTACGCGTGTAGTCGCCAATGCCGTAGTGCGCGTAGACCTTGGATACCGAACGCAATGCAGTCAGGCGGTCTGCGAAATCGGGGAAACGCTTTTCGTCAAAGTAATGTTCAGAAGCGCTGATAGGCCGGTTTTCCGCCTTGCCCACGATCTGCACGCGCAGCAGCGGCGCCGTCCGGGCCAGGCCCAGATGCTTGGCAATGTCGGCGGCGCGCAAGGTCTGGCTGCCCAGCGCCTCAAGGTGACCCAGCACGCCCTGGCTGCGCAGGTTCTCGGAAAAGCGGGTGCGCTTGCCGATTGCGTAATCGATGGCGTGTTCTTGCACGAAGGTGCCGCGGCCCTGTTCGATGCGTACCAGGCCGCTTTGTTCAAGCTCGCCCATGGCGCGCCGGATGGTGTGGCGATTGACGGAAAACTTGGCGGCCAGCTCTGGCTCGGACGGCAGCTGTTCGCCTGCCGTATAGAGCTTGTTGCGGATGTCATCCGCCAGGGACTCGCCAATTTGCCGCCAGACGGCGATGCCGGAACCTCTTTCAACCATAGGGTGCGCTCGTGCTGTCACATCAGCTTCATGAAGAATGGCTGTGATTGTGCACTATGCGCGGGCCGCCGGATAGGCAGTGCACACGTGCCCGGACTGTCATCAAAAATTCACGCCAGGCTGTTGAACTTCCAATTCGGAGCGATCATACTCCATCCAGTCGTCTAGACGTGTAGAGGAAATAATGGATCACTCACAAGCAGGACAGGACGCAACCAATGTCCAGCGCGCCGCCTGGATGCGCGTGTTGTCGCTGGCCGATCCGGCAGCGCTGGATGGCGCCTTCAGCGCCTTGAACGGATTGCCCGCCCACCAGATGTTGCGGCCGCCGCAGACGGGCATGGCAATGGTGCGCGCCCGTAGCGGCGGCACCGGCGCGCGTTTCAATCTGGGTGAAATGACGGTGACTCGTTGCGCGGTAACGATGGACAGCGGCGTGGTCGGCATCGCTTATGTGCAAGGCCGGTCACAGCGCCATGCCGAACAGGCGGCCGTGGCAGACGCCTTGCTGCAATTGCCGGATTGGCACGAAACGGTGCACGCGCAGCTGATTCATCCCCTGGCGCGCCAGCATGCGGCCCGGGTCGAGCGCCAGGCGCAAGTGGCCGCGCAGACCAAGGTGGAGTTCTTCACGATGGTGCGAGGCGAGGACTGATATGCAACAACAGACACTTACGGCCGCAGCGGCCAGCAGCAGATTGCTGCCGGGTTTTCCAGACCCGGTCAATGACGCGCAAACGACTTTTCGCGCTGCGCTGAACGCCTTGGCGCACCCGGGACGCGTACAGGAAATTGCCGCGGATAGCGGCGTGCCGAAAGGCTTGTCGCCTGCTATGACTGCCATGCTGCTGACGCTGGTGGATGTGGACACCCCGCTGTGGCTGCCGCAATCCGTAGATGCCAGCGTGCTTGCCTTTCTGCGCTTTCATTGCGCGTGTCCCATCGTGCCGTCGCCTGCGCTGGCACGTTTCGCTGCGGTGCCTGCGGGTTGTGACGCGCCAGCGCTATCGGCCTG of Achromobacter seleniivolatilans contains these proteins:
- a CDS encoding DUF1045 domain-containing protein: MPLAYRYALYLAPTGPWGATGSRWLGRCADTGARLAPLPGQPAESQEWTQAPRHYGLHATLKPPFRLRAGVTPQALDAAARELVDGVTPFSIELECEQLRGFLAWRIAQADVDGQARIQALADAAVRNLDALRAPLTPEEMARRQPQSLSPAQQAMLERWGYPYVFDTYTFHITLTNKLAGSELEQAEASIATFADPLRGQAMPVPGVSIYVQPEPGADFVAARHYHFDGSHADAAGAAYLHGSAAS
- a CDS encoding alpha-D-ribose 1-methylphosphonate 5-triphosphate diphosphatase, yielding MNSHAPSPLAGVTGQRILTPRGVEQASLRFHGGLIDDTGTASARGAPWFDAGHLLVLPGIVDLHGDAFERAIMPRPSVTFPYDSALFDVDRQLLANGITTEFHGVTLSWEGGLRGETYAERMFESLERMKHLMGARHYVHLRFETHHVGGVDLAQQWIRDGRVRFLALNDHLPSMARRLGDDRKLMQYALRAECDLDTFQGRIRAAMSAADSVADAMRELTLCAQAAGLKVASHDDPDAATRRYYHQLGCGVAEFPLTRDAACVARDLGNSVVFGAPNVVRGGSHTGAPSAAEMVREGLCDILTSDYYYPAPLAAVMRLVQDGVLPLAQAWNLVSLNPARAAGLKDRGALTPGLIADAIVVDDQVPGLPRVCAAIVGGELRYATRAFSDDHSQRMAA
- the phnF gene encoding phosphonate metabolism transcriptional regulator PhnF, coding for MVERGSGIAVWRQIGESLADDIRNKLYTAGEQLPSEPELAAKFSVNRHTIRRAMGELEQSGLVRIEQGRGTFVQEHAIDYAIGKRTRFSENLRSQGVLGHLEALGSQTLRAADIAKHLGLARTAPLLRVQIVGKAENRPISASEHYFDEKRFPDFADRLTALRSVSKVYAHYGIGDYTRKWSRITAALPTPEIARLLGQPKTRPILQVEALNVDQDGAPLQYSITRFVGDLVQLMVADDS
- the phnG gene encoding phosphonate C-P lyase system protein PhnG, producing the protein MDHSQAGQDATNVQRAAWMRVLSLADPAALDGAFSALNGLPAHQMLRPPQTGMAMVRARSGGTGARFNLGEMTVTRCAVTMDSGVVGIAYVQGRSQRHAEQAAVADALLQLPDWHETVHAQLIHPLARQHAARVERQAQVAAQTKVEFFTMVRGED
- the phnH gene encoding phosphonate C-P lyase system protein PhnH encodes the protein MQQQTLTAAAASSRLLPGFPDPVNDAQTTFRAALNALAHPGRVQEIAADSGVPKGLSPAMTAMLLTLVDVDTPLWLPQSVDASVLAFLRFHCACPIVPSPALARFAAVPAGCDAPALSACHQGDSAYPDLSTTLLIEVASLSEGGPVTLTGPGIQTRQSLAAAGLPAGFWREWRLNHQRFPLGVDVFLTQGRKICALPRTTRVEN